In the Burkholderia multivorans ATCC BAA-247 genome, CGCGCTCGCGGGGCCGTCCGCGCTCGCGACGGTGATGCTGCTGACGTCGCAGGCGCCCGGCAAGATGTTCGAATGGGTCGGTGCGCTGACCGTCACGATGATCCTGTGCGCGATCACGCTGGTGCTGGCCGAACGGATCCAGCAATGGCTCGGCGAGCGCACGGTCGCCGCGTTCGAGCGGCTGATGGGCCTCGTGCTCGTCGCGATCTCGGTCGAGATGCTGCTCGCCGGCATCCGCGCGTTCGTCCACCAGTTGCAGACCTGACGCGCGTTTCGCGCGTAACGACAAAAAAAGCGGCGCTCCGGGCAATGAACCCGGGCGCCGCTTTCCGTTTGGCGACGGCGAAGCCGGCGTGCGCTCAGACGTTCGCGGTCAGCGCGCGGATCGTCGGCAGGTTGCGCCAGTAGCCCTTCGCGTCCATCCCGCAGCCGAACACGTAGCGGTCCGGCACCGAGAAGCCGCAGAAGTCGGGATGCAGCGGCTTCGCCTTCGCGAGCGTCTTCTCGCACAGCACGGCCGACATGAAGCGCTTCGCGCCCATGTCGAGGATGCGGTCGCGGATCGCGGCCATCGTCTCGCCTTCGTCGAGGATATCGTCGAGAACGAGCACGATGCGGTCTTTCACCGACTCGCGCGGCGCGACACGCCAGTGCATCTCTGGGCTGCCCTGCGTCGTGTTGCGGTAGCGCGTCAGGTGGATGTAGTCGAATTCGAGCGGGAAATCGAGATGCGGCAGCAGCATCCCGGTAAACACCGCCGCGCCGCCCATCACCGACAGAACGAGCGGGAACGCGTCGCCGATCTCGGCGCGGATCGCGTCGGCCATCCGGACGATCGATGCGTTGACGGCGTCCGCCGAGACGATCTCTTCGGAGTGTTCGAAAATGTGGAGGGCTTCTTCGCGGTTCATGTGTTCTGGCGGACAGTCGGTATACAAATAAGAGTGAAGCACAACGGCCGGTGCGCGCTACGGCAAAAACCCGCGCGCCGGCCGGCGGACGGAATCAGCGCAGGCCGGGCATCATGCCCTTCAGTCCGCGCATCATCTTCTGCATGTTGCCGCCCTTCAGCTTCTTCATCATCGTACGCATCTGATCGTACTGGTTCAGCATCCGGTTGACTTCCTGCACCGGCACGCCCGCGCCGGCTGCAATGCGGCGCTTGCGCGTCGCCTTGATGATTTCGGGTTTCGCGCGCTCGGCCGGCGTCATCGAGTTGATGATCCCTTCCATCCGGCGGATCTGCTTCTCGGCCTGGCCCATGTCGGCGCCGGCCGCGGCCTGCTGGAACTGCGCGGGGAGTTTGTCCATCAGCGACGACAGCCCGCCCATGTTCTTCATCTGCGAGATCTGCGCGCGGAAATCGTTCAGGTCGAAGTCGCCGCCTTTCTTCACCTTGTCGGCGAGCTTCTGCGCGGCCTGCACGTCGACGCCGCGCTGCGCTTCCTCGACGAGCGCGAGGATGTCGCCCATGCCGAGGATCCGGTTCGCCATCCGGTCGGGATGGAACACCTCGAGGCCGTCGAGCTTCTCGGCGACGCCGACGAACTTGATCGGCTTGCCCGTCACGTGCCGCACCGACAGCGCGGCGCCGCCGCGCGAGTCGCCGTCGAGCTTGGTCAGCACGACGCCCGTGAGCGGCAGCGTGTCGTTGAACGCCTTCGCGGTGTTGACGGCGTCCTGGCCGAGCATCGCGTCGACGACGAACAGCGTTTCCGCCGGCTTCAGCACGCCGTGCAGCGCGGCGATTTCCTGCATCATCGCTTCGTCGATACCGAGCCGGCCGGCCGTATCGACGATCAGCACGTCGTGATAGTGGCGCTTCGCCCAGTCGACGGCCGCGACCGCGATGTCGACCGGCTTCTGGTCGGGTGTGGACGGGAAGAAGTCGGCGCCGACCTGTTCGCTCACCGTTTTCAGCTGCATGATCGCGGCCGGGCGATAGACGTCGCACGAGACGGTCAGCACCTTCTTCTTGTACTTCTCGCGCAGCAGTTTCGCGAGCTTGCCGGCCGTCGTCGTCTTGCCGGCGCCCTGCAGGCCGGCCATCAGGATCACGGCAGGCGGCGAGACTGCGAGGTTCAGCTCGGCGGCCTTGCCTTCGTAGTCGCCGCCGATCACGGCGGTCAGCTCCTTCTGCACGACGCCGACGAGCGCCTGGCCCGGCGACAGGCTGCTGATCACTTCCTCGCCGAGCGCCTTTTCCTTGACCTTCGCGATGAATTCGCGGACGACCGGCAGCGCGACGTCGGCCTCGAGCAGCGCGAGACGCACTTCGCGGAGCATTTCCTGCGTATTCGCCTCGGTGAGCCGGGCTTCGCCGCGCAGCGTCTTGACGACGCGCGCCATCCGTTGAGTGAGATTGTCGAGCATGGGGAGCGATGGACAGTGGGGCCCTAAGGCGCGGCGGTCATCGAACAACGGAGCCGTCGCGGGAAGGGGGCCTAGTGTAAACTTCGAACATGGATATTGTACTGTATGCCCTCACCGCATTCCTGTACGGCGGCCTTGCCGTCGCAGGCTGGCGCACGCATCGGCAGGGCGCGGCGTCGCCGCTCGTCGCGAGCGTGCCGGCCGTGCCCGTTCCGGCATCGGCCGCGTCCGGGATGAGCGGCATCGGGCGCGCGCTGCTGTTCGCCGCGCTCGTCGCGCACGGCGTGCTGCTCCACATGACGATCTTCCCGCACGACGCGATGATCTTCGGTTTCGCGTTCGCGCTGTCCGCGATGTTCTGGCTCGGCGCCGGCATCTACTGGATCGAGAGCTTCTTCTTCCCGCTCGACAGCCTGCGTCTGCTCGTGCTGCCGCTCGCCTGCGGCGCATCGCTGCTGCCGCTCGTGTTCGGCGGCGTGCGGGTGCTGCCTTATGCCGCAGCACCGCTGTTCAAGCTGCACTTCCTGATCGCGAACATCGCGTACGGACTGTTCGCGATCGCGGCGCTGCACGCGGTGCTGATGCTGATGGTCGAGCGGCGCCTGCAGTCGCTGCGAAGCGGCGGGCGCGACGGCTCGACCGGCTGGATCGCGAGCTGGCTCGAAACGCTGCCGCCGCTGCTCACGCTCGAGAAGCTGCTGTTCCGCCTGATCGGCGCCGGCTTCGTGCTGCTCACGCTGACGCTCGCGTCGGGCATCCTGTTCAGCGAGCAGGTCGATGCGCGCGCACTGCGCCTCGATCACAAGACGGTGTTCGCGATTCTGTCGTGGCTGATGTTCGGCGGCCTGCTGATCGCGCGCAAGACGTCCGGCTGGCGCGGGCGCGGCGCGGCGCGCTGGGTGCTCGTGTCGTTCGCCGCGCTGCTGCTCGCGTATGTCGGCAGCCGGTTCGTTTTTGAGGTGCTGCTGCACCGCTCCGTCGTTTGACCGCAGGTTTCCGATGCGACAGATTCTTCTCCTGATTCTTCTCTTCTTCGCCGGTTCGTGGCTTGCGCGCAAGCTGCGTCACGCGCAGGAGCAGGCGCGCGCAGGCCGCGGCGCCGATGCGTCCGGCGCGCCGGGCTACGGCGCCGGTGCCGCGCGTCCGAACGGCGATGCGCGCTCGCTGCCGGAGCCGATGGTGCGCTGCGCCGAGTGCGGCGTGCATGCGCCGAAGGGCGATGCGATCGCGGCGGCGAGCGGCGAATACTTCTGCAGCACCGAGCACGCGCAACGTCACGCCGCACGCGCGGGCGGCGCGCGATGACCGACGCGCGGCGGCTGTCGGTCGACGCGGCCGGCTGGGTGCGCGAAGCGCGCCACGCGCGCTCGCCGAACTTCGAGGCGCGGCCCGCGGGCGCGGTGCCGTCGCTCGTGATCGTGCACAACATCAGCCTGCCGCCCGGCGAGTTCGGCGGCGACGCGATCGAGGCGCTGTTCCTGAACCGCCTCGACTGCGACGCGCACCCGTACTACCAGCGTAACCTGCGCGACGTGCGCGTGTCCGCGCATTTCCTGATCCGCCGCGACGGCGAGCTCGTGCAGTTCGTGTCGTGCGACGAGCGCGCGTGGCACGCCGGTGCGTCCGAGTTTTTCGGCCGGCCGCGCTGCAACGACTTCTCGATCGGCATCGAGCTCGAAGGCGCGGACGACGTGCCGTTCGACGATGCGCAATACGCGACGCTCGCCGTGCTCGCGCGCACGCTCGCCGCGCGTTATCCGGTCGACGCGTTCGCCGGGCATTCCGACGTCGCGCCCGGCCGCAAGACCGACCCGGGTCCGCATTTCGATTGGCAACGCTTCGCGCGCGATGCCGGGTTCGGCGCCGAATACTTTCCTTTCCGGCAGCAGTGAGCGCAGGGTTTTTTTGACCGGGAAACCCCTTTTCTCGGATCAATGCCTTGTCGCGTCTGCCCGTGCGCGATGTCAAGACCTCCGGCGCAAATTCTCCGTTTGGACCTCGCCGGAATGTCCACTATACTTGGTGCCTGTTGAGCGGTTCTGCACTAGATATAGTGTGTGTCGCAGGGGAAACCCGAGCGGCACCGGCCGGTGGGCAACGCCGGCGAACGGGGTTCTCAGGGCGGCGCGTCAGGCCGGGCAGTCCAGGCGCCGCAATCAGCGCAGCGAACATCGCGGGTAGGGTAGACATGACGAAGCACACGACCGAACCGGTTGTCGCGCATCGACGGAACCGGCTTCCCCGACGCATCGCTCGCCTCTTACCGCTTGCGCACCGCATCGCGCAGCGTTCGTTTTAATCCGCGGTTCTCTCCGCACCATCCAACACCAGGAGCTTTGCACATGCAAACCACCGACAACGCGACGTCCCAGTACGAGAGCGCATCGAGCCGTCCTCTCGGCGGGGCCGAACAAGGCGCGCCGGCGCTCGCGCCGCAGGCAACGTTCGCCGACTACAAGGTGATCCGCCGCAACGGCAGCGTGGTGGCGTTCGAGCCGTCGAAGATCGCGATCGCGGTGACCAAGGCTTTCCTGGCCGTCAACGGCGGGCAGGGCGCCGCGTCCGCGCGCGTGCGCGAGCTCGTCGACCAGCTCACGCGCAACGTCGTGCGCGCGCTCGTGCGCAGCCGCCCGAACGGCGGAACGTTCCATATCGAAGACATCCAGGATCAGGTCGAGCTCGCGCTGATGCGCGGCGGCGAGCACAACGTCGCGCGCGCGTACGTGCTGTATCGCGAGAAGCGTCACCTCGAGCGCCAGCATGCGGGCGAGGAAACGGCGGCGGTGCGCGAGACGACGGGCGGCATCAACGTCGTCGACAACGGTGTCACGCGTCCGCTCGACATGAACGCGCTGCGCGCGCTGATCGTGTCGGCATGCGACGGCCTCGGCGCTGCGGTTAACCCTGATCCGATCGTCGCGGAGACGGTGAAGAACCTGTACGACGGCGTGCCGATGAGCCAGGTCTACGACTCGGCGATCCTCGCTGCGCGCACGATGATCGAGAAGGATCCGGCATACAGCCAGGTCACGGCCCGCATCCTGCTGCACACGATCCGCCGCGAGATCCTCGGCGAGGAAGTCGTGCAGGCCGACATGTCGACGCGCTACGCCGAGTATTTCCCGCAGTTCCTGAAGCGCGGCGTCGAAGCCGGCCTGCTCGACGACAAGCTGCTGCAGTTCGACCTGAAGCGCCTCGGCGAAGCGCTCGACGCGAGCCGCGACCTGCAGTTCGGCTACCTCGGCCTGCAGACGCTGTACGACCGCTACTTCCTGCACGTCGACGGCACGCGCATCGAAATGCCGCAGGCGTTCTTCATGCGCGTCGCGATGGGCCTGTCGCTGAACGAGATCGACCGCGAAGCGCGTGCGATCGAGTT is a window encoding:
- a CDS encoding hypoxanthine-guanine phosphoribosyltransferase; translation: MNREEALHIFEHSEEIVSADAVNASIVRMADAIRAEIGDAFPLVLSVMGGAAVFTGMLLPHLDFPLEFDYIHLTRYRNTTQGSPEMHWRVAPRESVKDRIVLVLDDILDEGETMAAIRDRILDMGAKRFMSAVLCEKTLAKAKPLHPDFCGFSVPDRYVFGCGMDAKGYWRNLPTIRALTANV
- a CDS encoding PP0621 family protein, producing MRQILLLILLFFAGSWLARKLRHAQEQARAGRGADASGAPGYGAGAARPNGDARSLPEPMVRCAECGVHAPKGDAIAAASGEYFCSTEHAQRHAARAGGAR
- the ffh gene encoding signal recognition particle protein, which produces MLDNLTQRMARVVKTLRGEARLTEANTQEMLREVRLALLEADVALPVVREFIAKVKEKALGEEVISSLSPGQALVGVVQKELTAVIGGDYEGKAAELNLAVSPPAVILMAGLQGAGKTTTAGKLAKLLREKYKKKVLTVSCDVYRPAAIMQLKTVSEQVGADFFPSTPDQKPVDIAVAAVDWAKRHYHDVLIVDTAGRLGIDEAMMQEIAALHGVLKPAETLFVVDAMLGQDAVNTAKAFNDTLPLTGVVLTKLDGDSRGGAALSVRHVTGKPIKFVGVAEKLDGLEVFHPDRMANRILGMGDILALVEEAQRGVDVQAAQKLADKVKKGGDFDLNDFRAQISQMKNMGGLSSLMDKLPAQFQQAAAGADMGQAEKQIRRMEGIINSMTPAERAKPEIIKATRKRRIAAGAGVPVQEVNRMLNQYDQMRTMMKKLKGGNMQKMMRGLKGMMPGLR
- the ampD gene encoding 1,6-anhydro-N-acetylmuramyl-L-alanine amidase AmpD, which gives rise to MTDARRLSVDAAGWVREARHARSPNFEARPAGAVPSLVIVHNISLPPGEFGGDAIEALFLNRLDCDAHPYYQRNLRDVRVSAHFLIRRDGELVQFVSCDERAWHAGASEFFGRPRCNDFSIGIELEGADDVPFDDAQYATLAVLARTLAARYPVDAFAGHSDVAPGRKTDPGPHFDWQRFARDAGFGAEYFPFRQQ
- a CDS encoding cytochrome C assembly family protein, which encodes MDIVLYALTAFLYGGLAVAGWRTHRQGAASPLVASVPAVPVPASAASGMSGIGRALLFAALVAHGVLLHMTIFPHDAMIFGFAFALSAMFWLGAGIYWIESFFFPLDSLRLLVLPLACGASLLPLVFGGVRVLPYAAAPLFKLHFLIANIAYGLFAIAALHAVLMLMVERRLQSLRSGGRDGSTGWIASWLETLPPLLTLEKLLFRLIGAGFVLLTLTLASGILFSEQVDARALRLDHKTVFAILSWLMFGGLLIARKTSGWRGRGAARWVLVSFAALLLAYVGSRFVFEVLLHRSVV